The sequence tggtagcagcagggacgcgtgctcctaggcggcactcgggatcacctccatccaagcacaggttggtagtgcaggacgaagacaggtcagtacagcattcttcccaccttcttttcaggcaggaaccgtcgtgtcctctccaaaggatcgcccgatccctttcaccttagcgaggatttcggactctgtgtccttggagcagcagacatggtttgatccgctggcacgggcgttaatgaggtttatgaaaccagaactcaccggccagggtaacaaaccagcggctgtctctcctacgctgaagagaaagagaggagtggacttcgtggtgacttcccccagggcgaagttggttcccaagaggtcggtctcgagggtcccctctcctgcacgagtactctctccttctcccgccctggaaggatttttggcgggggggctttccgttgaagatttctccatcggacaaggggtgactgcttacctcttcctctgggagcttaccaggttctttccctcctcggttacggcccgaggtttggttcaaggaagctacaggaagatcaagggtactttcctcctctcgagctcaggcaccttggcctttcgtcgttaagtatctacttgcggacaagctcgatgttgtaccatctggacgcactgactgaaggcttccttcgggtgtctcatctgtggaggtcaacgacctcagacacccttccatccttgagaagagttttgtctttgcccaaggacagagacttgaacatctgctgtgcggagtaaatcgacttccggtttcactcctccaaggcgctttcttccagactctgcagggctccagctcccttttctttcaaccacgtcggcctaagttatcggctacgacaactgggacaaggtgtccaattgcagtttcctcctgtcaggaacagatggcacgggagactcccccggggggcatagtcctaaaaggagttcacgaactctaggattgcaggttttttcgctgggaggatgcttaaggttactcatccgaatgacagcttcccgatgcccattcccgcacaatctctgtgagtagccaaggatatcgcgcctgccgtctctgtcagcgaattcagtgtctctgaacctctatgccatagcatcagcagagttgcccggttgggcagaatgatccataccttaggcgaaggtcttccttaggatcatcgacggcttcacccccggccccctcagtcgatcctttcttgtaaggaaggatctgagaggggatgtccatagtcgacctctcagccctgatcaagtttgtcgaacaaacttcggccagcgtagaccagcagaatcgatcagactggtaacgaggcgacaggactcctttaaccctggatcggaaggacgggtactttcagtttccattccatccatcttccagggtgctcgtcgaattcagcctaaactgcaagtattcctgcttatgatgcagtgtggctatcccgccgtggcatagcaggtttgtttccccagagaactctccctgccttcctcttggccgctcaggtgcagacttccgcctcctctgctgtttggagggctggtcaactccggtaggctcgggtttcgaccttcttcagcgccgggaaaagcttccgaatgctgaccatgagtgtgggctcatggtattttgcttggagccttctcttcctctgcctcaacatctggagtatctggccatgatattgagtcaaccgccttaccacgttggaaaccccgcttctcgtccgtccagcgaggttaagcaacgtcggtacttggatgggtgaccacctggggacgccagattctgttaccacatcctccgagccttcctttcaattcaccgtggcaagactgaggagagtcgcagtacctgttctcagtcaagcagagttttcagccctaccttggaacgtttcctagttcttctttcctcattgacccgtttatagtccgaacggtcgcctcaggataagttccatgtggggcgacccaagttccggtggcttcaggcaatgtttaaccggactccctggccctatgggaccagcggaactattaaacctgcaatgggtgttgacctatggagcctcttgatggtagtggatattctcgtcctttccccacattcttgatgcggttctcggactcgtcaaaggaaaggggggggggggcatgttccggtccaggcctatggtcaagacctgaaggatacctctccatcattcaggcaggagtaagggccttagtctggcccctcttcagatcctaccgctcctgccaagtcgccccgttgcgtgtcgacttcatgctaaccagcaggggacgcattttcacaccttcacatcttgcagtagagataccgggatgattgagattctctcaattccaccatcggctctctcattccaggcaggggaatgtttctctcagactatccgagcagagcctcatagagagagtgtacctaggggtctttgaccttgggtaaccagcaagtgctggtctgggggacctgatcgcgacagcttggaacctcaagcttccgctagttttccccccagtctcagaccccgagactctggcaagatgcattccggtgatggtgggacaacttcgacgcctgcgtcttccctcctttttgtctgcggacaatgggtctcaacaaaaccaggttgtctgtcaacctttcaatgggagagctccactgggactatgcgcagaacggtttctggaccctctgcttcccctgacggaactcccgggagagcttctcccacggcgcagactactcaagcaaccacactgcgacatctctcccgaaccggggcgtcgcttcggcttcatgcctggagacactacgcttcctcctctagaagagacaacccgctacagtcgcggtacggaggtcgcgtcatctgcgatagtcatccacaggggtctcccaggcaaagtgaagagtctaaggtggttggtgccgtgggagatatacctcttcccgtgaggcctcttctccagcaataacggtcttattgcctttcggcgggaggaacctcctttccgctcttggcaatgaagcctgtcgctcagcctttccctgaccttcaggcttaaaggaataactttttcctgcccgctggatctatcctcgctcatgcgaagctacgatcgtccctgccctagtcggaggaagacctccaacttggagcatggctcggacttttagtcctttaagagatcttctcaagacccttttacgacaggcctcggattgtattccgccctgggtcttctgctcactctggccacggccagtgtgtaagcaatcttcttggtctcttactactccccccctttctaaggaagaggggaaggcaacattcaggctcgctcctgagttgttggctagactcagaatctgagggtcccgacccttcggtccgattcattcaagattttgagtctccattctgtgtctgatgtcccaagaccttctctttcttgccagtacaggaatcgagaggttagcgctgggaacagctgcagtttggcctcagttgcagccgatttgggaacacaaggaggacatggggggagagtcaccagtatacctcttcagcccggactcaaggacattcatctcgacctgtcttcagaccctcccccgtcacgtcgccctacagcacgatgttggatacatcgcaacgtccctcgccttcgagtaatactactctgtgacgcaggtgctacaagctggagtctggaagcgtctgatgaccttcgcagcccgcttcctgcagggcgtgacccacaggagtctcgatacgttttctatcgctctgtggtggctacacaacagctggtctaacctcaggctcctttttggacaggtagcagaaggttgagggcattgttatcaggttttagtctgcatgaacgaaagaagtatgtctggcccttacttctttcttcatcatcccctccacggggaagcagcatcctggtctctgcatagctgacctcgaacctctgcaggtaaaccatgcttccttgtgttccgagtattgagtcaatactgtcgcgtcccccataccctgacgaggtggtattgggaacgtcctaacccagagttccttctggaactccaggtcaactgcctaagacgggtcacacttcttccttcacacacaagcttacgtaggccacatggttccttgcggtgcaaggaacttgtgaggtgcagggactccttttctcgagtgcgactcactcggattctgagtccgcgggtaaagccaaagccagtatggctggggactttccacccttcctaagggataagtcaccctttgtaaatagcgtggtttgtatttcggttacggaacaaatgacaaattcgaagataatttgtatttttcctaaccatacaaaccttagctatttacacatatttgcccgccagccctgtcccccaagacaagtcctacctctaagtgaaagtgagtattcacctgtgtgtgagggggaggaggggtagctagctaccactcccctacccccccgctaactagcgcgggggtaatacaccctcgttaaattctaatggctcgccatttcagctacgctaaaagtaataaccctttgtaaatagctaaggtttgtatggttaggaaaaatacaaattatcttcgaatttgtcatttttatttcagaaattaCAAAATGGAGTCTAGAAGACGAGGGGGGAAGAAAAGAGCAAGGGAATATGACCACATAGAAAATGCATACGTAGAAGAGAAAGTTAGTAGTGGTTCCAAAAGAAGAAAGAGTTCTAAGCATGATGGTGGAATGCATAAATCAAATAGAAGTAACAGTACTAAGTCTTTCAAAAATTCAGTTTTTGGGAAGCAGGAAAGAGTTGTTGCTATAAGTGAGGTCACATATGGTGGTGCAACTAGCAATACAAGTTCTGGGTCATCCACAAACAGCCATACGAGGTATCTTGCCCGTCATATAAGGAAAACTTATGCATCAAGTAGTAGTAGAAGGCAAGCAAGAAAAGAGAGGCACAAGCTGAGAAGTAATATGTCAAAGTTACCCTTAAGGGATGCTGATAAGGAGGCAGATGAAGGGTCTTCAGATGCATGGACAAGTCAGATTGATGGAGCAGGATGTGACTCATCTAAATCCATGCACACACAAAATGAAAAGTCTGTGAGCACAAACAGTAGGAAGACAAATCATGAAGATTGTAGTGATGAGGATTCTCCTGGGACTGCAAATTCAGCAGAGGAAAACCAAGGCAAAGAGAGTGATGTTCAAATTATTTTGCCTAATTCctatgagaaaaagaaaagaagtgaaTCAACAGTAAAATCAACCCCATGCACAATTGCTAGTCAAGAGGTGATTTCCCCATGCACGCAACAGATGAGACTCGCCCCAGCTAGTGTTTCTTCCATTGTTTTTTCTACTATACCATCACAGTCTCACATAATGGCAAGTCCTGTGGCATGTCCTATGACACCTATTTTGTGCCACTCAAATACCCCAGGTGTTCCGTTGATGCCATTGCAGAGCTTGAGTAATAATACCTCAGCCATTAGTTCTGACACTACCTCTGTTGTAGCATTGCCATTATTACCTGAAGTGACCCAAGATATTTCGGGTAACATAGGGTACCCTGGAACCTTACAAAGTTCCCTGTTACATAGTATTTTGAAGCCTGAAATGAATGTTGGTTATCAACCACCCCGTGATAAATCATCTGAAGACATTCCGTATCCAACCTCTGGCGGTCAAAATAATTCACACATGGTAGGATCAGATGGAAGTGTACAAAATATACTTCCCCCGGGTGACAGTGAAATGGAAACCCTTGAGGTGAAGGATGAAAAAATACCTCTAATTGACATAGAAGATGACTGTGAAGCTCTTGTGATAGAAAAAACAGAAGAAGAATTTAAACCAGATGTTTTAGACAAGCCCTCTAAAAGTCCTGATAGACCATGCACATCAGGCAATAGATCTGAAAGTAACAGCCCTGACATTGTAGCCACTGTGAAACTAGAAAATTGGGCATCATACCTCCTGCAGAGATTGGAAGCGTTTTTTGATCGAGAAGAAGAATGTGATGTTGTTCTCAAGTTTTCAAGTGGTCAAGTTGTAAAGGTAAGTTAATGCCACTGTTGCATTTCTTTCACAATGATCTATGCAACAGTACTTCAAAGGAATCATATTATAGTTTACTGAGTAATTAGGTACTTGAATATGTTTATAATTTACTTACAATGTAATTAGGTATTTTAAGTGAATTCAATTAAAATTTGTTTAGTACTAATAGgatgttttaaatactattatcTAATTTTATTTGTAAGGATAATTAATCTACATAGACGATTAAATCATTCTGTAACAGAAATTTTTTTGCAACTGTACAAAACTGTAAAGCTGTatgaggaaagtaaaataaaataagaaaacacaAGTAGTCCATTGAGTCCTTGTGTTATTTTGACAAAATGTTTTCAAATACAAATATGAAGAtattaaaactgataaaaattTCAATTAACCAGAGGACCATCTAAGGACATTTCAGAACCAGTTAATAGGAAATGAGTGGCTAATAGAACTCACTGAAATTCACATGGGGAAAAACTGCCtctgaattaaggaaataaaaagtacaaaataatACTGATCAGTATACCTAGAACAGAAGTTTTGCATATATGTGAAGACAAAGGTGAACTAATTGGCAATAATACATTACCAGTATTCAGTATAACACTTTGATGATATAAACTACTGTTGTTTGTCTATTTTTCCTCGATATACAAGTGTTTCATTTAATGCAACTACAGTACGGAAACTTTCAACTGCATGTAACGTATTTCCGAAGCATCTTTGAGTTGAAACCTTTTTATTGCAAAACAACCAATAGATTACATTACTATATATTAATTCAAACCTACATACTGTAATACTAAGGAAGGGAATCTCCCTTCTTTGAAATTAGGACTTTTTCAGTcaatatgttaacccttttacccccggggtttttggaaatttccaacccttaagccccagggggttatttttttcccagcacattttgcagtatattatttttaaattgctctaacagccttaatttttgtcatagagaggtcaggttggtctcattctcttggaaaatgcctgaattttctcaaaaaattatcaaaaaatatgaaaaacaaatttttatagcatttttttgcaaggacgtaccggtacgtccatggggg is a genomic window of Palaemon carinicauda isolate YSFRI2023 chromosome 39, ASM3689809v2, whole genome shotgun sequence containing:
- the LOC137630904 gene encoding uncharacterized protein, with the protein product MESRRRGGKKRAREYDHIENAYVEEKVSSGSKRRKSSKHDGGMHKSNRSNSTKSFKNSVFGKQERVVAISEVTYGGATSNTSSGSSTNSHTRYLARHIRKTYASSSSRRQARKERHKLRSNMSKLPLRDADKEADEGSSDAWTSQIDGAGCDSSKSMHTQNEKSVSTNSRKTNHEDCSDEDSPGTANSAEENQGKESDVQIILPNSYEKKKRSESTVKSTPCTIASQEVISPCTQQMRLAPASVSSIVFSTIPSQSHIMASPVACPMTPILCHSNTPGVPLMPLQSLSNNTSAISSDTTSVVALPLLPEVTQDISGNIGYPGTLQSSLLHSILKPEMNVGYQPPRDKSSEDIPYPTSGGQNNSHMVGSDGSVQNILPPGDSEMETLEVKDEKIPLIDIEDDCEALVIEKTEEEFKPDVLDKPSKSPDRPCTSGNRSESNSPDIVATVKLENWASYLLQRLEAFFDREEECDVVLKFSSGQVVKAHRPILNACTSLLTQLKEPEDPETEIIVPPELDFASVEPILRYVVLTNFIKTLCI